One region of Oreochromis aureus strain Israel breed Guangdong linkage group 19, ZZ_aureus, whole genome shotgun sequence genomic DNA includes:
- the LOC120434968 gene encoding uncharacterized protein LOC120434968 has protein sequence MIFLLLSFHLNCILVSGSSFSDQVDQTPANIYTTGENVKIYCSHSITNYNRILWYKQSKTQLQLLGFLFSGRSTIEPGVNVTMDGGANVKEKCTLTIKDIELSSSGVYFCAAYYHSVSASSDQVDQTPANIYTNGEEAQIYCSHSITNYNTILWYKQSEETLQLLGYLRVGKGTPETGVNVTIDGGANEKENCTLTITDLKLSSSGVYFCAASYHSGMLLTIELQTGS, from the exons ATGATATTTCTGCTCCTGAGCTTCCATTTAAACTGCATTCTAGTTTCAG GTTCCTCTTTCAGTGATCAAGTCGACCAGACTCCAGCTAATATTTACACAACAGgagaaaatgttaaaatctACTGCTCACACAGCATTACAAACTATAACCGAATACTTTGGTACAAGCAGTCAAAAACACAGCTACAACTGCTCggatttttattttcaggtaGGAGTACTATAGAGCCTGGAGTGAATGTGACGATGGATGGGGGTGCAAATGTAAAAGAGAAGTGCACATTAACAATTAAGGACATCGAACTGAGCAGCAGTGGAGTGTACTTCTGTGCTGCTTATTACCACAGTG TTTCCGCCTCAAGTGATCAAGTCGACCAGACTCCAGCTAATATTTACACAAACGGAGAAGAAGCTCAAATCTACTGCTCACACAGTATTACAAACTATAACACAATTCTCTGGTACAAGCAGTCAGAGGAAACACTACAATTGCTCGGATACCTGCGTGTTGGCAAAGGTACTCCAGAGACTGGAGTGAATGTAACGATAGATGGGGGTGCAAATGAAAAAGAGAACTGCACATTAACGATCACGGATCTCAAACTGAGCAGCAGTGGAGTGTACTTCTGTGCTGCTAGTTACCACA GTGGTATGCTTTTGACCATAGAGCTGCAGACGGGAAGTTGA